A window from Trichomycterus rosablanca isolate fTriRos1 chromosome 21, fTriRos1.hap1, whole genome shotgun sequence encodes these proteins:
- the trpv4 gene encoding transient receptor potential cation channel subfamily V member 4: protein MNEVSSNLMKRCRLVRAETDPISTTHTSNQDAPADREPAFPLASLDGLLEGEDASPPAPAGRPETKQNLRYKFQGFKKGIANPMDLLESSMESSMSTGPKKAPMDSLFDYGTCRASNQKHRRKKLRNTENAPSCDEGPRVQKVFNRAMLFDAVSHANTDALDGLLEFLQSHNKRLTDEEFREPSTGKTCLPKALLNLYGGRNDTIPLLLDVVEQTGNLHEFINTPFRDLYYRGQTALHIAIERRCKHYAELLVEKGADVHAQARGRFFQPRDEGGYFYFGELPLSLATCTNQPALVHYLTENDHKKADLRRQDSRGNTALHALVHVADNARENTRFVTKMYDLLLIKSAKLYPECNLEQVTNNDGMSPLMMAAKLGKIGVFQHIIRREIKDEEVRYLCRKFKDWAYGPVYSSLYDLSNLDTCGEDVSVLEILVYNSGIENRQEMLAVEPINELLREKWQKFAAVTFYISVVSYLMAMIIFTLVAYYRPSGTTPPYPYETSADKLRLAGELITLGSGVFFFLSNIKDLFMKKCPAAKSLFIDGSFQVLFFVYSVLIMVTAALYLAGVQAYVAVMVFALVLGWMNMLYFTRGFKLTGTYSIMIQKILIKDLLRFLLVYFLFMIGYASALVTLLNVCPSNATDVRSDQASHCRDTVAFSVFLLDLFKLTIGTGSLDDLMQGAQYPEVFLILSVTYIILTFVLLLNMLIALMGQTVSQVSKQSKKIWKLQWATTILDIERSLPVCLRKKFRVGEMVTVGRKWDGTPDKRWCFRVDEVKWSDWNHNLGIIHEDPGHKEQNESTHNTKRLRRDRWSTVVPRAVELSRGNRTRDHVVEMEPLNDRNSYS from the exons ATGAATGAG GTGTCCTCAAACTTAATGAAGCGGTGCCGCCTGGTCAGGGCCGAGACTGACCCCATCTCCACCACCCACACCTCCAATCAGGATGCCCCGGCCGACAGAGAACCCGCCTTCCCTCTCGCCTCGCTGGACGGCCTGCTGGAGGGCGAAGACGCCAgtcctcccgcccccgccggcCGACCCGAGACCAAGCAGAACCTGCGCTACAAGTTCCAGGGCTTCAAGAAGGGCATCGCCAACCCCATGGACCTGCTGGAGTCCTCCATGGAGTCGTCCATGTCCACCGGGCCCAAAAAAGCCCCCATGGACTCGCTGTTCGACTACGGGACCTGCCGCGCCAGCAACCAGAAGCACCGCAGGAAGAAACTGAG GAACACGGAGAACGCGCCATCGTGTGACGAAGGTCCGCGGGTTCAGAAGGTCTTTAACCGCGCGATGCTGTTCGACGCCGTGTCTCACGCCAACACGGACGCTCTGGACGGCCTGCTGGAGTTCCTACAGAGTCACAACAAGAGGCTCACCGACGAGGAGTTCAGAG agccgTCGACAGGGAAGACGTGTCTCCCCAAAGCTCTGCTGAATCTATACGGCGGGAGGAACGACACCATCCCGCTGCTGCTGGACGTGGTGGAGCAGACGGGAAACCTGCACGAGTTCATCAATACGCCCTTCAGAGACCTTTACTACCGAG GTCAGACGGCGttacacatagcgatcgagcgACGCTGTAAGCACTACGCTGAGTTGTTGGTGGAGAAAGGAGCCGACGTTCACGCTCAGGCTCGAGGACGATTCTTCCAGCCCAGAGACGAGGGGGGGTACTTCTACTTCG GTGAGCTGCCCCTCTCTCTGGCGACCTGCACCAACCAGCCGGCGCTGGTGCACTACCTGACGGAGAACGACCACAAGAAGGCCGACCTGCGGCGCCAGGACTCGCGCGGCAACACGGCGCTGCACGCGCTGGTCCACGTGGCCGACAACGCCCGCGAGAACACCCGCTTCGTCACCAAGATGTACGACCTGCTGCTCATCAAAAGCGCCAAGCTCTACCCAGAATGCAACCTGGAGCAGGTGACCAACAACGACGGCATGTCGCCGCTGATGATGGCCGCCAAGCTCGGCAAGATCGGG GTCTTCCAGCACATCATTCGGAGAGAGATCAAAGACGAGGAGGTGCGCTACCTGTGCAGGAAGTTTAAGGACTGGGCGTACGGACCCGTCTACTCCTCCCTTTATGACCTGTCCAACCTGGACACGTGTGGAGAAGACGTCTCCGTGCTGGAGATCCTCGTCTACAACAGCGGGATCGAG aaCCGTCAGGAGATGTTGGCTGTGGAACCCATCAACGAACTGCTGAGAGAGAAGTGGCAGAAGTTTGCGGCCGTGACCTTTTACATCAGCGTGGTGTCGTACCTCATGGCCATGATCATCTTCACCCTGGTCGCTTACTACAGACCCTCAGGAACCACG CCTCCGTACCCCTACGAGACCTCAGCGGATAAACTACGTCTGGCAGGAGAACTCATCACCCTCGGCTCGGGGGTTTTCTTCTTCTTATCCAAT ATTAAAGATTTGTTCATGAAGAAATGTCCGGCTGCTAAGTCCTTATTTATTGATGGATCCTTTCAAGTCCTTTt ttttgtgTACTCGGTGCTGATTATGGTGACAGCAGCTCTGTACCTGGCGGGGGTTCAGGCGTATGTGGCGGTGATGGTGTTCGCTCTGGTGTTAGGATGGATGAACATGCTCTACTTCACCCGGGGATTCAAACTCACCGGGACCTACAGCATCATGATCCAGAAG ATTCTGATTAAAGATCTGTTGCGCTTCCTGCTGGTCTACTTTCTCTTCATGATTGGCTACGCCTCAG CCCTGGTGACCCTGCTCAACGTGTGTCCCTCCAACGCCACGGACGTCCGGTCGGACCAGGCCTCGCACTGCAGGGACACGGTGGCCTTCAGCGTCTTCCTGCTGGACCTGTTCAAGCTGACCATCGGCACGGGCAGCCTGGACGACCTGATGCAGGGGGCGCAGTACCCCGAGGTCTTCCTCATCCTCTCGGTGACCTACATCATCCTCACCTTCGTCCTGCTGCTCAACATGCTGATCGCCCTGATGGGTCAGACCGTCAGCCAGGTGTCCAAACAGAGCAAGAAGATCTGGAAGCTTCAG TGGGCTACGACCATCCTGGACATCGAGCGCTCATTACCGGTGTGTCTGCGCAAAAAGTTCCGCGTGGGTGAGATGGTGACGGTGGGGAGGAAATGGGACGGCACGCCCGATAAACGCTGGTGCTTCAG GGTGGATGAGGTGAAGTGGTCTGACTGGAATCACAATCTTGGGATCATTCATGAGGATCCGGGACACAAGGAGCAAAACGAAtccacacacaacacaaaacGACTCCGCAGAG ATCGCTGGTCCACGGTGGTTCCTCGAGCGGTGGAGCTCAGCAGAGGGAACAGAACCAGAGACCACGTGGTGGAGATGGAGCCTCTAAACGACAGAAACAGCTACAGCTGA